The proteins below come from a single Aspergillus oryzae RIB40 DNA, chromosome 5 genomic window:
- a CDS encoding uncharacterized protein (non-ribosomal peptide synthetase modules and related proteins) — protein MLKQIIHHLTNSPSRPLVDSCLLSKHHQDQIARWNSDAPAVPLESCIHTLFRVQCMLQPDAQAICAWDGTITYRELDRLSSAVQGLLQPYNPAPNSVVPILFKKSKWAVVAMLGVLKAGAAFSMLDPSYPTKRLVDICHDVDAKVLVCSEELSIDVSGNILTIGDHNIANASYSAVHPVKTASHDAAYVVYTSGSTGAPKGIIIEHGSFCTNVMASSRAQNLDRSSRILQFASYAFDVSIHECLTPLLLGGCVCIPSESQRVNSLKEAVRSLGVNWMELTPSVARLWQPEDIPTVSTLVLGGEPMLPSDVSQWKDKVRLVCAYGPAECTIVSTVQSCVQDLGNIGVSPGGTCWIASQDNHQRLMPVGCVGELIIGGPIVGRGYLKRPCLTKNAFIINPEWASLFGLDETYRLYKTGDLVQYNYDGTIAYIGRKDTQVKLNGQRVELGEVEYQARQCFHDAVIAAEIAAPAGRKPTLILFIAPRQEYSIQMDCKTLLYPPSAVFLGQAQAARSGLQNVLPRHMIPTAYIELVAMPISRTGKVDRRVLREAIENVSEDDFRAYYPTPHNNMINSPNTPVLDQLRHLFSAALDIPEDKIGPNDSFFQLGGNSVSAIKLVGDARDQGLKMTVEALFRQQTICKLETCTHQTSGSIDTPISAFSLLDPSSKATYIAQATEQCSVSPEQIEDIYPCTPLQEALMAYSSKRPGAFQATFRFRLPQQLDILRLKEAWITVIAANPILRTRIVHSETGALQVVLRPEEPLQWDLIYDVNEIPGSFMSYGAPLINVAVVSDTGGKPDRTFCLMMHHAIFDGWSYALILSAVEGAYKHMNAVQRPFTPFIKHIMSCNYESARDFWCSEFKDTQAVPFPVPPFTSGHMVNSITTVQRQIHISEWLGGCYTPSTIIQLAFAMLIAWRTSSMDVVFGLTVTGRNAPVPGVHETTGPTIATFPLRTILHGRLNVADSLVLMQNHITRLIPFEQTGLQRIKSLSSETASACQFQSLLVIQPATNRKSQRILSECPSNEYEQVKFSTCPLTLVCELEADKLSIKAVFDNAVVVADGMQRMLDQLEYLVDMITKSPTSKIESIIPRPSNIYPDALRQGQSWSAYIEKKAYDYFDGEVSVVVDTIVPKGGSNQHTVMFICEADQNCESAELSDLFTRPTDQVRWQLHQLICSLQESLPCSVVPSLCLPIHSMPLDAFGQPDRSRLCEEASSKSHCFLRSLMVPANNQIDYNILPGEARLRTAVAHVLGMEPKNISPKDDFFALGGDSISAMQVVSLCRKHHLSLTASDIFDGKSIETIASSVKPLTLYTPPSTPGSDRSLGARFPLLSLKSDRDMEVLESAIMATYDFQSMDSIEDVYPCSESHQGLLQTQMLQPFNYQSYTIWEVTTGSMASPVCPIKLRNAWFNIARRHPALRTHLIESPLSVGIHQKIHIVHEDYVTDIPIISCADEQVFAELRKPFLQTSTKIYYPHAFTICQTISGRVFCKLEGGQAFLDAASVLIILHELSEAYDGQLSPLPGPLYGPAVAWFQSLRNADDRMDYWRRQLEATRPCIFPMLRDQDSPTETLVITEHLASTATLISFCTLHGLTVTNLMQVAWGLTLRYYTESDDVCFGALMSGRDSQIVDVDKMIGPFFNVLVCQLRFGREDSLLAILRRNQVETGNRLLNQHCSLIEILRFSKYFGQPLFNTCISVEQPLSMDSCNASLCFKELETLEPTEVCFQQSHCLTQLTALNSMALSLPLRLDQRMFG, from the coding sequence ATGCTAAAGCAAATAATACATCATTTGACCAATAGTCCAAGTCGGCCACTCGTCGACTCGTGTCTGTTAAGCAAGCACCACCAGGATCAAATAGCCCGATGGAACAGCGATGCGCCAGCCGTTCCGCTGGAAAGTTGCATTCATACCCTCTTTCGCGTTCAATGCATGTTGCAACCAGACGCGCAGGCAATTTGCGCTTGGGATGGAACTATAACATATCGTGAGCTTGATAGGTTGTCGTCGGCTGTACAAGGGTTATTGCAGCCTTATAACCCTGCACCCAATTCGGTCGTACCGATTCTCTTTAAGAAATCTAAATGGGCCGTCGTTGCCATGCTCGGAGTGCTCAAAGCAGGCGCTGCCTTTTCCATGTTGGATCCATCTTACCCGACTAAACGGCTAGTGGATATATGTCACGATGTCGATGCAAAGGTGCTAGTCTGTTCGGAAGAGCTGTCTATAGACGTTTCAGGAAACATACTTACAATCGGTGATCATAATATTGCAAACGCAAGTTACTCTGCGGTACACCCAGTAAAGACGGCTTCACATGATGCGGCATATGTGGTGTACACATCAGGCTCTACAGGTGCGCCTAAAGGCATTATCATAGAGCATGGCTCATTTTGTACCAACGTCATGGCCAGTAGCCGGGCCCAGAACCTTGATCGATCATCTCGAATCTTGCAGTTTGCTTCATATGCGTTTGATGTCAGCATCCACGAATGCCTGACCCCATTATTGCTAGGGGGGTGTGTTTGTATTCCCTCCGAATCACAACGTGTCAACAGTTTGAAAGAGGCTGTCAGAAGCCTAGGTGTGAACTGGATGGAGCTAACGCCATCGGTGGCTAGACTCTGGCAGCCAGAAGACATTCCAACGGTGAGTACTCTTGTGTTGGGTGGAGAGCCTATGCTACCTAGTGATGTCTCTCAATGGAAGGACAAGGTTCGACTGGTATGCGCGTACGGGCCGGCAGAGTGCACTATCGTGTCAACGGTACAGTCATGCGTTCAGGACTTGGGGAATATTGGTGTTTCGCCTGGTGGCACCTGTTGGATCGCATCACAGGATAACCACCAACGGCTCATGCCAGTTGGTTGTGTTGGAGAGCTAATTATAGGCGGCCCAATTGTAGGACGAGGATACTTGAAACGACCATGTCTGACAAAAAATGCCTTCATCATAAATCCGGAGTGGGCGTCGTTATTCGGACTTGACGAGACCTACCGACTCTACAAAACTGGCGACCTAGTCCAATATAACTACGACGGAACAATTGCGTACATTGGACGAAAGGATACCCAAGTCAAGTTGAATGGACAGAGAGTTGAGCTCGGCGAAGTTGAATATCAAGCACGACAATGCTTCCATGATGCCGTAATTGCTGCTGAAATTGCTGCTCCAGCAGGGCGTAAGCCAACCCTAATCCTCTTTATTGCTCCAAGGCAAGAGTACTCCATTCAAATGGATTGCAAAACGCTGCTATACCCGCCGAGCGCTGTTTTCCTGGGACAGGCTCAAGCAGCAAGGTCTGGCCTACAAAATGTCCTTCCAAGGCATATGATACCCACAGCATACATCGAACTAGTAGCTATGCCTATTTCACGCACAGGGAAGGTCGACCGGAGGGTTCTGCGTGAAGCTATCGAGAATGTCTCGGAGGACGACTTCAGAGCTTACTATCCAACACCACACAATAATATGATTAACTCACCGAATACCCCTGTCCTGGATCAGTTGCGGCACCTCTTTTCCGCGGCACTTGATATTCCAGAAGACAAAATTGGACCCAATGACAGTTTCTTCCAGCTTGGCGGCAACTCAGTCAGTGCTATCAAACTTGTCGGGGATGCCCGAGACCAGGGTTTGAAGATGACAGTAGAAGCGTTGTTCAGACAACAGACTATCTGTAAACTAGAAACATGCACCCATCAGACATCCGGTAGCATTGATACACCCATCTCAGCCTTTTCATTGCTTGATCCATCAAGCAAGGCCACATACATTGCTCAAGCAACTGAGCAATGCTCCGTGTCCCCAGAACAAATTGAGGATATCTACCCGTGTACGCCTTTACAGGAAGCATTAATGGCGTACAGCTCGAAAAGACCGGGAGCATTCCAGGCTACATTTCGCTTTCGCCTTCCGCAGCAACTGGATATACTTCGTCTGAAGGAAGCATGGATAACTGTGATTGCTGCCAACCCAATATTGCGAACTCGCATTGTTCACTCTGAGACTGGGGCTCTTCAGGTAGTATTGCGTCCTGAAGAACCACTACAGTGGGACTTGATATACGACGTAAACGAAATCCCTGGATCGTTCATGTCTTATGGTGCACCGCTTATTAACGTAGCTGTCGTGAGTGACACAGGAGGGAAGCCGGACCGGACATTTTGTCTCATGATGCACCATGCTATATTTGATGGATGGTCGTATGCTCTGATTCTTAGCGCCGTTGAGGGTGCGTATAAGCACATGAATGCCGTTCAACGGCCTTTCACTCCGTTCATCAAACACATAATGAGTTGCAATTACGAATCTGCTAGGGACTTTTGGTGTTCCGAATTTAAAGATACGCAAGCAGTTCCATTCCCTGTTCCACCCTTTACCTCTGGACACATGGTCAATTCCATCACCACAGTGCAACGCCAAATCCACATATCGGAATGGCTAGGTGGCTGTTATACGCCATCAACAATAATTCAGCTTGCCTTTGCCATGCTTATAGCCTGGCGTACTAGTTCCATGGATGTTGTATTCGGTCTAACCGTTACTGGGCGTAATGCTCCAGTACCTGGAGTACATGAAACGACTGGTCCAACTATTGCAACATTTCCTCTGCGTACAATACTTCATGGGAGATTGAATGTCGCGGACTCCCTCGTACTCATGCAAAACCACATAACAAGGCTCATCCCCTTTGAGCAGACAGGGTTACAACGCATAAAGTCACTTAGTTCCGAGACAGCCAGCGCCTGTCAATTCCAAAGTCTCTTGGTTATACAACCTGCCACAAATCGAAAATCACAAAGAATACTCTCCGAATGCCCTTCCAATGAGTACGAGCAAGTTAAGTTCAGCACATGTCCGTTAACTCTAGTGTGTGAACTTGAGGCGGACAAGCTGTCAATAAAGGCCGTGTTTGACAATGCAGTCGTGGTTGCTGATGGTATGCAGAGGATGCTGGATCAATTGGAGTATCTTGTTGACATGATAACCAAATCTCCAACCTCGAAAATCGAGAGCATTATCCCACGTCCCTCTAACATCTATCCTGATGCACTTCGCCAAGGCCAGTCATGGAGTGCATACATCGAGAAGAAAGCTTATGATTATTTCGATGGAGAGGTATCTGTCGTTGTTGACACCATAGTACCGAAAGGAGGCTCCAATCAACATACCGTTATGTTCATTTGCGAAGCTGACCAGAACTGTGAATCGGCCGAACTATCAGATTTATTCACACGGCCTACAGACCAAGTGAGATGGCAGCTTCATCAATTGATCTGTAGCCTACAGGAATCCCTCCCCTGTTCTGTGGTCCCATCACTATGTCTTCCAATCCATTCCATGCCATTAGACGCATTCGGGCAACCAGATAGGTCTCGTTTATGCGAGGAAGCCTCTTCCAAGTCACATTGTTTCTTACGCTCGTTGATGGTCCCTGCCAACAACCAGATCGACTATAACATACTGCCAGGAGAAGCACGACTTCGAACAGCTGTTGCTCATGTCCTTGGTATGGAGCCAAAAAATATAAGTCCCAAAGATGACTTTTTCGCTCTTGGTGGCGATTCAATTTCTGCAATGCAGGTCGTTTCCCTTTGTAGAAAGCACCACCTGTCGTTGACAGCATCAGATATATTCGACGGGAAGAGCATCGAAACCATTGCATCAAGTGTGAAGCCTCTCACCTTATACACACCTCCATCGACTCCTGGAAGTGACCGTAGTTTGGGGGCGCGTTTCccgcttctttctttgaAATCCGATCGTGATATGGAGGTCCTTGAATCCGCAATCATGGCTACATATGACTTTCAAAGCATGGATTCCATTGAAGATGTGTATCCTTGCAGTGAATCACATCAGGGGCTTCTGCAAACGCAAATGCTGCAACCATTCAATTATCAGTCTTATACTATATGGGAGGTCACCACTGGTAGCATGGCCTCTCCTGTATGCCCCATTAAATTGCGCAATGCTTGGTTTAACATTGCGCGTCGTCATCCCGCGTTAAGGACACATCTCATAGAGAGTCCACTGTCTGTCGGCATCCACCAGAAGATCCATATCGTGCATGAAGACTATGTGACAGATATCCCGATCATTTCTTGTGCAGATGAGCAGGTCTTTGCAGAGCTACGGAAGCCCTTCCTCCAAACTAGTACTAAGATATATTATCCGCATGCGTTTACAATTTGCCAAACGATTTCTGGTCGTGTGTTCTGCAAGCTCGAGGGTGGGCAGGCCTTTCTTGATGCCGCTTCTGTCTTGATCATTTTGCATGAGCTATCAGAGGCGTATGATGGACAGCTATCCCCTCTTCCTGGTCCATTATATGGCCCAGCAGTGGCCTGGTTCCAAAGTCTGAGAAATGCCGATGATCGGATGGACTACTGGAGAAGACAATTGGAAGCAACCAGGCCTTGTATTTTTCCAATGCTCAGAGATCAAGACTCACCTACCGAGACCCTCGTCATCACTGAGCATCTCGCCAGTACCGctacattgatatcattctgcACTCTGCATGGGCTCACTGTGACTAATTTGATGCAAGTCGCGTGGGGTTTAACGTTGCGGTACTATACTGAATCTGATGACGTGTGCTTCGGGGCACTCATGTCAGGAAGAGATTCTCAAATTGTGGATGTCGATAAGATGATAGGACCCTTCTTTAATGTTTTAGTGTGTCAACTCCGCTTTGGAAGGGAGGACTCGCTACTGGCCATATTACGGAGGAATCAAGTAGAAACCGGTAATCGATTGTTGAACCAGCATTGCTCCCTCATTGAGATATTACGATTTTCAAAATACTTCGGCCAGCCATTGTTCAATACTTGCATATCAGTTGAGCAGCCATTGTCCATGGACAGCTGCAATGCGAGTCTCTGCTTTAAGGAGTTGGAAACCCTTGAGCCGACGGAGGTATGTTTCCAACAGTCTCACTGCCTTACCCAGCTGACCGCGCTGAACAGTATGGCCTTATCGCTACCGTTGCGATTGGACCAACGGATGTTCGGTTAG